Proteins encoded together in one Miscanthus floridulus cultivar M001 chromosome 16, ASM1932011v1, whole genome shotgun sequence window:
- the LOC136510192 gene encoding uncharacterized protein, with translation MSDNPIKFPSSPSSSEDKLPSHHSFEENVSSDDGMFDYSPPWSFEKESLEEEDEEDKDDANADNNAEDDDDDFDDNDDSEFDFASPPPKQARIKWFIFVALYIRGVQLVRLIVLSISSLNQCFVNKVNELNESVPMEVDRVVVVKAWDDMETDNDLVEVDNDLEDIMEIHNDPMEVDLDLHGE, from the exons ATGTCGGACAaccccatcaagtttccaagcagCCCGTCGTCCAGCGAGGACAAATTGCCTTCCCACCACTCCTTCGAGGAGAACGTCTCCTCTGATGATGGGATGTTTGATTATAGTCCTCCATGGAGCTTTGAGAAGGAGAGCctagaggaggaggacgaggaggacaaGGACGATGCCAACGCCGACAACAACGccgaagacgacgacgatgacttTGACGACAATGACGATTCCGAGTTCGACTTTGCCTCGCCTCCTCCCAAGCAAGCAAGGATTAAGTggtttata TTTGTGGCCTTGTATATCCGTGGAGTGCAGCTTGTGAGACTTATTGTCCTTAGTATTAGTTCACTGAATcagtgctttgtgaacaaagtcaatgagctaaatgaaagtgtaccaatggaagtggatagggttgtagtggtcaaggctTGGGATGACATGGAGACTGACAATGATCTTGTGGAGGTCGACAATGATCTGGAGGatattatggagattcacaatgatcccatggaggtTGACTTGGATCTacatggagaatga